The following nucleotide sequence is from Jatrophihabitans sp..
GTGCAGCGACGTCGGAGACAGCGACGTCTGAGACAGCGGCGTCTGAGACAGCGGCGCTCGGCGGTAGCTGACCGCGTCAGACCACCTGCCAAAGAACCAGCAAGACCCAGCCCGCCAACACAGCAAGACCAATCACCCAACAGCAAGACCCAGCCCGCAACAGCAAGACCAATCACCAACAGCAAGACCAATCACCAACAGCAAGACCCAGCCCGCAACAGCAAGACCAATCACCCAACAGCAAGACCAATCACCCAACAGCAAGACCAAGTCCGCCAAACAGACAGCGAACAGGAGTGCGACCGACGTGTCCGAGAGTGAAAACCCGGTAATCCCGTCCCCCCAGCCCGCATCGAATCGGCCGAGGACGAACCAGGACTGGTGGCCGAACCAGCTGAGCCTGCAGGTTCTGCACCAGCACTCGCCCCGGTCGAACCCGATGGGCGAGGACTACAAGTACGCCGAGAAGTTCGCCTCCCTCGACGTCGAGGCACTCAAGCGCGACGTCTACGAGGTCATGACGACCTCGCAGGACTGGTGGCCGGCCGACTACGGCCACTACGGGCCGCTGTTCATCCGGCTCTCCTGGCACGCGGCGGGCACCTACCGGATCGCCGACGGCCGCGGCGGCGGCGGCCAGGGCGCGCAGCGCTTCGCCCCGCTCAACAGCTGGCCCGACAACGCCAACCTCGACAAGGCGCGCCGGCTGCTGTGGCCGGTCAAGCAGAAGTACGGCCAGCAGGTCTCGTGGGCCGACCTGCTCGTGCTCGCCGGCAACGTCGCCCTGGAGTCGATGGGCTTCAAGACCTTCGGCTTCGGTTTCGGCCGCGTGGACGTCTGGGAGCCCGAGGAGATCATCTGGGGCCCGGAGGACACCTGGCTCGGTGACGAGCGCTACGTCTCGGACAACGAGATGGCCGAGGACGTCGGCGCGACCGAGATGGGCCTGATCTACGTCAACCCCGAGGG
It contains:
- a CDS encoding peroxidase family protein, coding for MSESENPVIPSPQPASNRPRTNQDWWPNQLSLQVLHQHSPRSNPMGEDYKYAEKFASLDVEALKRDVYEVMTTSQDWWPADYGHYGPLFIRLSWHAAGTYRIADGRGGGGQGAQRFAPLNSWPDNANLDKARRLLWPVKQKYGQQVSWADLLVLAGNVALESMGFKTFGFGFGRVDVWEPEEIIWGPEDTWLGDERYVSDNEMAEDVGATEMGLIYVNPEGPRGSGDFRAAAHFIRETFGRMAMNDEETVALIAGGHTFGKTHGAGPADNHVGPEPEGAPLETQGLGWLSTYGTGKGPDTITSGLEVTWTDRPTEWSNRFFEILFSYEWELTTSPGGAKLWVA